The proteins below are encoded in one region of Ereboglobus luteus:
- a CDS encoding DUF6941 family protein yields MKSKPQVLAWLTCDGVHIDPGSGKHTILGVFSNIRAREFPVTHPRMIWFLTISDVPAGKHMIRITLGLDPMNMNPLIEREFESAGPLQRINLINEINNLNFDEPGDYSIVIEVDDEPLLATSITVSN; encoded by the coding sequence TTGAAATCAAAGCCACAAGTCCTGGCATGGCTCACGTGCGACGGTGTGCACATCGATCCCGGCTCGGGCAAGCACACCATACTAGGCGTTTTCTCCAACATCCGCGCGCGCGAGTTCCCCGTCACGCATCCGCGCATGATCTGGTTCCTCACAATCAGCGACGTGCCCGCGGGCAAGCACATGATCCGCATCACGCTCGGGCTCGACCCGATGAACATGAATCCGCTCATTGAGCGCGAATTCGAATCCGCCGGCCCGCTCCAACGCATCAATCTCATCAACGAAATCAACAACCTCAACTTCGACGAGCCGGGCGACTACTCGATCGTGATCGAGGTTGACGACGAGCCGTTGCTCGCGACGAGCATCACCGTTTCGAACTGA
- a CDS encoding DUF4199 domain-containing protein, producing MSTKTTYGLILAAVGIALTLVGYLLGLQTERVGSTLASMFQWIGVIAGFFVIWLGVRAVRDENNDQCLTFGQGVGAGVVIVLVAALIGAVYTFVHFTFINPDYADHMMTFVEQKWADAGMNARQMEAAEKITRMFFHPGALAAMGFLSQMFFGVVSSLIVAAIVKRNPPSPAATPPVVPPVIPPPAAQ from the coding sequence ATGAGCACCAAGACAACCTACGGACTTATCCTCGCCGCAGTCGGCATCGCGCTGACGTTGGTCGGCTATCTGCTCGGACTTCAAACGGAAAGGGTCGGCTCGACGCTGGCCTCGATGTTTCAATGGATTGGCGTGATCGCGGGCTTTTTTGTGATCTGGCTCGGCGTGCGCGCGGTGCGCGATGAAAACAATGACCAGTGCCTGACGTTTGGCCAGGGAGTCGGCGCGGGTGTGGTGATCGTGCTCGTAGCGGCGCTCATCGGCGCGGTTTACACTTTTGTCCACTTCACATTTATCAATCCCGATTACGCGGATCACATGATGACGTTCGTCGAACAGAAATGGGCCGATGCCGGAATGAACGCCCGGCAAATGGAGGCCGCGGAAAAAATCACGCGCATGTTTTTCCATCCGGGCGCTCTGGCCGCGATGGGTTTTCTGAGCCAGATGTTTTTCGGCGTGGTTTCCTCGCTGATCGTCGCGGCAATCGTGAAACGCAATCCGCCGAGTCCCGCGGCAACACCGCCGGTCGTCCCTCCGGTCATCCCGCCGCCAGCCGCGCAGTGA
- the nadA gene encoding quinolinate synthase NadA, protein MTATPNHEPFIVRPRNEPAPLSQIQEEILALKRERNAVILAHNYQIESIQRIADYVGDSLGLAYQAQQAQADVILFCGVHFMAETAKIVNPSRTVLLPDLDAGCSLSDSCPAGQLAAYKAAHPDTYVVAYINCSAAVKALSDVICTSGNAAKIVARVPADKKILFVPDQNLGQWVRQQTGRDMQLWPGSCYAHVQFTVAAIEKIRSQFPGAPVVAHPECVQAVRDIADEVCSTELMIGFAKKTPAREIIVVTESGMLHRLQREVPDKTFIAGPTDTCACNDCRFMKMNTIEKVRDALKNMSPAIEMPEDIRAAAFAPIQRMLDWSK, encoded by the coding sequence ATGACAGCCACTCCCAACCACGAGCCATTTATTGTCCGCCCGCGCAACGAACCCGCGCCGCTTTCCCAAATCCAGGAGGAAATCCTCGCGCTCAAACGCGAGCGCAACGCCGTCATCCTCGCGCACAATTACCAGATCGAGTCGATCCAGCGCATCGCCGATTACGTGGGCGACTCGCTCGGGCTCGCCTATCAGGCGCAACAGGCTCAGGCCGACGTTATCCTTTTTTGTGGCGTGCACTTCATGGCCGAGACAGCGAAAATCGTAAACCCGTCGCGCACCGTGCTCCTGCCCGACCTCGACGCCGGTTGCTCGCTCTCCGACTCGTGCCCCGCCGGGCAACTCGCCGCTTACAAGGCAGCGCATCCCGACACCTACGTCGTCGCCTACATCAACTGCTCCGCCGCCGTGAAGGCGCTCAGCGACGTGATCTGCACGAGCGGCAACGCAGCCAAAATCGTCGCGCGCGTGCCCGCCGATAAAAAAATCCTTTTTGTGCCCGACCAGAACCTCGGCCAGTGGGTGCGCCAGCAAACGGGCCGCGACATGCAGCTCTGGCCCGGCAGCTGTTACGCGCACGTGCAGTTCACCGTCGCAGCGATTGAAAAAATCCGCTCGCAATTTCCCGGCGCGCCCGTCGTCGCGCATCCCGAGTGCGTGCAAGCCGTGCGCGACATCGCCGACGAGGTATGCTCGACCGAGCTCATGATCGGCTTTGCCAAAAAAACGCCCGCGCGCGAAATCATCGTCGTGACGGAAAGCGGCATGCTCCACCGCCTCCAGCGCGAGGTGCCTGACAAAACATTCATCGCCGGCCCAACCGACACCTGCGCGTGCAACGACTGCCGTTTCATGAAAATGAACACGATCGAGAAAGTGCGAGACGCGTTGAAAAACATGTCGCCCGCGATCGAAATGCCCGAGGACATCCGCGCCGCCGCGTTTGCCCCGATCCAGCGCATGCTCGACTGGAGCAAGTGA
- a CDS encoding LptF/LptG family permease has protein sequence MFKILHRYIASSVLSSAAAAIVFIGFIFGAVNLLKDVLVYLLDGRIPFGLFLKLCWDMAQYVGTYAVPIGMLIGVLLVLGRMSADNEITAMRTSGRSILQIARPILVIALFGVVAELGINFYLMPKSRVSYHVELEKALRHSAANFFVPRTFMREIPGAVIFFDKKDGQTYQNLWVWLLDNQQRATYIYHAASAVIEFDLDREILRVLPFEGNIEARAVADPEKRADHNNILQMGGTEQAVEIPLGDFLGRRGFRQKLNWLTLPELLERRTELAHDPKATDIDRLKVTLTIHNKLTFSLGVFSFALIAIPLGIRTQRKESSANIGIAMLLVVVYYVMSVAVGWLDKRPDLHPEILIWLPNAVFIGTGLILLRRVERT, from the coding sequence ATGTTCAAAATCCTACATCGTTATATCGCCAGCTCCGTCCTTTCCTCGGCGGCGGCGGCGATTGTTTTCATAGGATTTATTTTTGGCGCGGTCAATTTGCTCAAGGATGTGCTCGTGTATCTGCTCGACGGGCGCATTCCCTTCGGGCTCTTCCTGAAATTGTGCTGGGACATGGCCCAATACGTGGGCACCTACGCCGTGCCCATCGGCATGCTCATCGGCGTGCTGCTCGTGCTCGGGCGCATGTCGGCGGACAACGAGATCACCGCCATGCGCACTTCGGGGCGTAGCATTTTGCAAATCGCGCGCCCGATTCTTGTGATTGCGTTGTTCGGCGTCGTCGCTGAGCTCGGCATCAATTTTTATCTCATGCCAAAGTCGCGCGTGTCCTACCACGTCGAGCTTGAGAAGGCGCTCCGGCATTCGGCGGCGAACTTTTTTGTGCCGCGCACTTTCATGCGCGAGATTCCGGGAGCGGTCATTTTTTTCGACAAGAAGGACGGCCAGACTTACCAGAACCTCTGGGTGTGGCTGTTGGACAACCAGCAGCGCGCGACCTACATTTATCACGCGGCGTCCGCCGTCATTGAGTTCGATTTGGACAGGGAAATCCTGCGCGTGCTGCCTTTCGAGGGCAACATCGAGGCGCGCGCGGTGGCCGATCCGGAGAAGCGCGCCGACCACAACAACATCCTGCAAATGGGCGGCACGGAGCAGGCGGTTGAGATTCCGCTCGGCGATTTTCTCGGCAGGCGCGGTTTCAGGCAAAAGCTCAACTGGCTCACGCTGCCGGAACTTCTGGAGCGGAGGACCGAGCTCGCGCACGACCCGAAGGCCACCGACATCGACCGGCTGAAGGTCACGCTCACGATTCACAACAAGCTCACGTTTTCGCTCGGGGTGTTTTCGTTCGCGCTCATTGCGATTCCGCTCGGCATCCGCACGCAGCGCAAGGAGTCGTCGGCAAACATCGGCATCGCGATGCTGCTCGTTGTGGTGTATTACGTGATGTCGGTCGCGGTCGGCTGGCTCGACAAGCGGCCCGACTTGCATCCGGAGATTTTGATCTGGCTGCCGAACGCGGTTTTCATCGGCACGGGATTGATACTTTTACGGCGCGTGGAGCGGACGTGA
- a CDS encoding DNA polymerase domain-containing protein — protein sequence MSGQTPSAQNSAQSICGLWIDGDGVAHLSLANADGTRAGQSAVFHPFAWLTSAEIDSPEGARIEALKGRGVFTQLAHADTPDAYDALISAAKKTPAGARVGTDVLRPFENQFLLQTRQRLFGDLGFHQLRRCQLDIETDSAGGGAFSDPSNPTDYVLAIGLQFTSADSPAPRRQLLVLDEPTAAAEKKLLEQFNAVLAAEDPDTIEGHNIFKFDLDYLRQRARRHKVPCAWGRFGQKAAFRNSRLKVAERWLDFPRCDIPGRAVIDTYMLVQLHDITTREMTSYGLKDSAVFFGITAEDADATGARTYIKGSELRNAYRENREAFLAYLADDLRETKGLADLLLPTYFEQTRTFPILLQDAALRGTTTKIDLLFLEEYYHARQSCPAPVEMSAFAGGYTRSFKEGVFKNVLHFDVASLYPSLLLSIGQNPAGDTLGVFIPMLARLREYRLKYKQLARTTADELLRAEYQARQASFKILINSFYGYLGFSGARFGDGALAAEVTRRGRELLQALIDRLAAEGCDILEADTDGIYLSSKKYFTDPSALLASAQTVLPEGIELEHDGSYAAMFCYKSKNYALIDKCPGGKITIRGSALRSRGIEPYLKKLSDTLIRYLLGATDESPLALLEDYRSRIGKCEMPVAELAKSEILSQNPETYERFIAEGGKPRRATAEVALQMTPRPRMGERVSYYITAREKGKTADWQRARPLGAHDAGLAPYDPVYYNDKLDDWLERYGAFLGDEAKRIAAEKPGAQGELF from the coding sequence ATGTCCGGGCAAACTCCCTCCGCTCAAAACTCAGCGCAGAGCATCTGCGGCCTTTGGATCGACGGCGACGGCGTCGCGCACCTTTCGCTTGCGAATGCCGACGGCACTCGCGCCGGGCAATCCGCCGTGTTTCATCCTTTCGCATGGCTCACCTCGGCGGAGATTGACTCGCCGGAGGGCGCGCGCATCGAGGCGCTCAAGGGACGGGGCGTTTTCACGCAGCTTGCGCACGCCGACACGCCCGACGCCTACGATGCGCTGATTTCCGCCGCCAAAAAAACACCGGCGGGCGCGCGTGTCGGCACCGATGTGCTTCGTCCGTTTGAAAATCAATTTCTCCTGCAAACCCGGCAGCGTCTTTTTGGCGACCTTGGGTTTCACCAGCTTCGGCGCTGCCAGCTCGACATCGAAACCGATTCCGCCGGCGGGGGCGCGTTTAGCGATCCCTCGAATCCGACCGACTATGTTCTCGCCATCGGGCTCCAGTTCACATCGGCGGATTCGCCCGCGCCGAGACGCCAGCTTCTTGTCCTTGATGAACCGACCGCCGCGGCGGAGAAAAAACTGCTCGAGCAATTCAACGCGGTTCTCGCCGCCGAGGATCCCGACACGATCGAGGGGCATAATATTTTCAAGTTCGACCTCGACTACCTGCGCCAGCGCGCGCGGCGTCACAAAGTCCCCTGCGCGTGGGGACGTTTCGGGCAGAAGGCCGCGTTTCGCAACTCGCGCCTGAAAGTCGCCGAGCGCTGGCTCGATTTTCCGCGTTGCGACATCCCCGGCCGCGCCGTGATAGACACCTACATGCTCGTGCAATTGCACGACATCACCACGCGCGAAATGACAAGCTACGGTCTCAAGGACAGCGCGGTCTTTTTCGGCATCACCGCCGAGGACGCCGACGCCACCGGCGCGCGCACTTACATCAAGGGCTCGGAACTTCGCAACGCGTATCGCGAAAACCGCGAGGCGTTTCTCGCCTATCTCGCCGACGATTTGCGCGAAACCAAGGGGCTCGCCGATTTGCTCCTGCCCACGTATTTCGAGCAGACGCGCACGTTTCCGATCCTGCTTCAGGACGCCGCGCTGCGCGGCACCACGACTAAGATCGACCTGCTTTTCCTCGAGGAGTATTATCACGCGCGCCAGTCGTGCCCCGCGCCGGTCGAGATGTCCGCCTTCGCCGGCGGCTACACGCGCTCGTTCAAGGAGGGCGTGTTCAAAAACGTGCTGCACTTCGACGTCGCCTCGCTCTACCCGAGCCTGCTTCTTTCCATCGGGCAAAACCCCGCCGGCGACACGCTCGGCGTTTTCATTCCGATGCTGGCCCGCCTGCGCGAGTATCGCTTGAAATACAAACAACTCGCGCGCACCACGGCCGACGAACTTCTTCGCGCCGAATACCAGGCGCGCCAGGCGAGCTTCAAAATCCTGATCAACTCCTTCTACGGCTACCTCGGATTTTCCGGCGCGCGCTTCGGCGACGGCGCGCTCGCCGCCGAGGTGACTCGCCGCGGGCGCGAACTCCTGCAGGCGCTCATCGACAGGCTCGCCGCGGAGGGTTGCGACATCCTCGAGGCCGACACCGACGGCATTTACCTCTCGTCAAAAAAATATTTTACCGATCCCTCCGCGCTTCTCGCCAGCGCGCAAACGGTGCTTCCCGAGGGCATCGAACTCGAGCACGACGGCAGCTACGCGGCGATGTTTTGCTACAAGTCGAAAAACTACGCGCTCATCGACAAATGCCCCGGCGGCAAAATCACCATTCGCGGTTCCGCGCTTCGCTCGCGCGGCATCGAGCCGTATCTCAAAAAACTCAGCGACACACTCATCCGCTACCTGCTCGGCGCGACGGATGAGTCGCCGCTCGCGCTCCTCGAGGATTACCGCAGCCGCATCGGCAAATGCGAAATGCCGGTGGCCGAGCTCGCGAAGTCGGAAATCCTCTCGCAGAACCCCGAGACCTACGAGCGCTTCATCGCCGAGGGCGGCAAGCCGCGTCGCGCGACCGCCGAGGTGGCGTTGCAGATGACGCCACGGCCGCGCATGGGCGAGCGCGTCAGCTACTACATCACCGCAAGGGAAAAGGGCAAAACGGCGGACTGGCAGCGCGCCCGCCCGCTCGGCGCCCACGACGCCGGGCTCGCGCCGTATGATCCCGTGTATTACAACGACAAACTCGACGACTGGCTCGAACGCTACGGCGCGTTCCTGGGAGACGAGGCCAAGCGAATCGCCGCCGAAAAACCCGGCGCGCAAGGGGAGTTGTTTTAG
- the argF gene encoding ornithine carbamoyltransferase: protein MKHFLKETDFTQNEAAEVLALARDLKQERGRNTPAVLKHQTWAMIFSKSSTRTRVSFEVGIHELGGNPLFLNKNDIQLGRGESIGDTARVLSRMVHGLIVRTYDHAEVEQLAELGNVPVINALTDFLHPCQIYADAFTLAERWTPPGGDLLASLKGRKIAFLGDTACNMANSWILGANLFGMEISLAGPKGFEPSAEFNTLLAAESKRLGLPGKYQFTTDPYEAVKNADVVYTDVWVSMGKEDEAAERIKTMSPYSVTAQLFAAAKPDAWFMHCLPAYVGKEVTQDVLDHPRSIIFDEAENRLHAQKAIMAVLAQQPRG, encoded by the coding sequence ATGAAGCACTTCCTCAAAGAAACCGATTTCACACAGAACGAAGCGGCCGAAGTCCTCGCGCTGGCCCGCGACCTTAAGCAGGAACGCGGACGCAACACCCCCGCCGTGCTCAAGCACCAGACCTGGGCGATGATCTTTTCCAAGTCCTCCACCCGCACGCGCGTCTCGTTCGAGGTCGGCATCCACGAGCTCGGAGGCAATCCGCTTTTCCTCAACAAAAACGACATCCAGCTCGGTCGCGGCGAAAGCATCGGCGACACCGCGCGCGTGCTCTCGCGCATGGTGCACGGCCTGATCGTGCGCACCTACGACCACGCCGAGGTCGAGCAACTCGCCGAGCTCGGCAACGTGCCCGTCATCAACGCGCTCACCGACTTCCTGCACCCGTGCCAGATCTACGCCGACGCCTTCACGCTCGCCGAGCGCTGGACCCCGCCCGGCGGCGACCTGCTCGCCTCGCTCAAGGGCCGCAAAATCGCGTTCCTCGGCGACACCGCCTGCAACATGGCCAACTCGTGGATTCTCGGCGCAAACCTCTTCGGCATGGAAATCTCGCTCGCCGGTCCGAAAGGCTTCGAGCCCTCCGCCGAGTTCAACACGCTCCTCGCTGCCGAAAGCAAACGCCTCGGCCTCCCCGGCAAATACCAGTTTACGACCGATCCCTACGAAGCCGTGAAAAACGCCGACGTTGTTTACACCGACGTCTGGGTGAGCATGGGCAAGGAGGACGAGGCCGCCGAGCGCATCAAAACCATGTCGCCCTACAGCGTGACCGCGCAACTCTTCGCCGCCGCCAAACCCGACGCGTGGTTCATGCACTGCCTCCCCGCGTATGTGGGCAAGGAAGTGACGCAAGACGTGCTCGACCACCCGCGCTCGATCATCTTCGACGAGGCCGAAAACCGCCTCCACGCGCAAAAAGCCATCATGGCCGTGCTCGCGCAACAACCGCGAGGCTAG
- a CDS encoding argininosuccinate synthase — MKIVLAYSGGLDTSVIVKWLKETYDADIITFAADIGQEEELKGLDKKAKKTGASKHYTLDLVEEFARDYIYPMIRANAVYENQYYLGTSIARPLIAKAQVAIARKEKADTVAHGATGKGNDQCRFELTYMALAPDLQIIAPWKMDEYRDLFPGRAEMIAYCKKHNIPVEASLKKPYSMDRNLLHISYEAGILEDPWFDPTTKANKDMFKLSVSPEDAPDKPEYVELEFVKGDCVAINGKKLTPGKVLKALNKLGGKHGIGRVDLVENRFVGMKSRGVYETPGGTILMHAHKQIESLTLDREVEHLRDSLIPKYAELVYNGFWFAPEREALQALVDQSQKFVTGTVRLKLYKGNIITCGRKSKYSLYDENIASMEGVQSWYNQNDATGFIRLNGLRLRARNLAQGGPKV, encoded by the coding sequence ATGAAAATCGTCCTCGCATATTCCGGCGGACTCGACACGTCCGTCATCGTCAAATGGCTCAAGGAAACCTATGACGCCGACATCATCACCTTCGCGGCCGACATCGGCCAGGAGGAAGAACTCAAGGGCTTGGACAAAAAAGCCAAAAAGACCGGCGCCTCGAAACACTACACGCTCGACCTCGTCGAGGAATTCGCGCGCGACTACATCTACCCGATGATCCGCGCCAACGCCGTTTACGAAAACCAGTATTACCTCGGCACCTCCATCGCGCGCCCCCTCATCGCCAAGGCGCAGGTCGCCATCGCCCGCAAGGAAAAAGCCGACACCGTCGCGCACGGCGCCACCGGCAAGGGCAACGACCAGTGCCGCTTCGAGCTCACCTACATGGCGCTCGCGCCCGACCTGCAAATCATCGCCCCGTGGAAAATGGACGAATACCGCGATCTCTTCCCCGGCCGCGCCGAGATGATCGCCTACTGCAAAAAGCACAACATCCCCGTCGAAGCCTCGCTCAAAAAACCGTATTCGATGGACCGCAACCTGCTCCACATTTCCTACGAGGCCGGCATTCTCGAAGACCCCTGGTTCGACCCCACGACCAAGGCCAACAAGGACATGTTCAAGCTCTCCGTCTCGCCCGAGGACGCGCCCGACAAACCCGAATACGTCGAACTCGAATTCGTGAAAGGCGATTGCGTCGCCATCAACGGCAAAAAACTCACGCCCGGCAAAGTGCTCAAGGCGCTCAACAAACTCGGCGGCAAGCACGGCATCGGACGCGTTGACCTCGTTGAAAACCGTTTCGTCGGCATGAAGAGCCGCGGCGTTTACGAAACCCCCGGCGGCACGATCCTCATGCACGCGCACAAGCAAATCGAAAGCCTCACCCTCGACCGCGAAGTCGAGCACCTGCGCGACAGCCTCATCCCGAAATACGCCGAGCTCGTTTACAACGGCTTCTGGTTCGCGCCCGAGCGCGAGGCGCTCCAGGCGCTCGTCGACCAAAGCCAGAAATTCGTGACCGGCACCGTGCGCCTGAAACTCTACAAAGGCAACATCATCACCTGCGGCCGCAAGTCGAAGTATTCGCTCTACGACGAAAACATCGCGTCGATGGAAGGCGTGCAAAGCTGGTATAACCAAAACGACGCCACCGGTTTCATCCGCCTGAACGGCCTGCGCCTCCGCGCCCGCAACCTCGCGCAAGGCGGCCCGAAAGTCTGA
- a CDS encoding family 43 glycosylhydrolase: protein MKLPARLILFFSIQLSVFAATQTERVAFVGGPDATAGAAEFSAAFDQLLDGGTIVVRGPTRLGEKFLAPAHDARITITSVHDGRDYRKENGARLIIGGSYSINGPATFAGLVFAPDARTSRIYCNARKVVFDGDVSCEPSEGCGFPSIVGAGGPDGSDLTIDSGRWDIVAGGTFQDAGSTTGTLRVTINGGQFHGAVCAAGSGRHTGDAEMTINGGTFYGGVAVLGAFAKASIRGDARVTINNGVFHASIAAARHNGAEFAGNYALTINGGDFTSATAVTGASELRGGKTSTLAASPGLLDKRNAGALTFTNPLIDGADPWVFFHDGFYYSTATGGSQLNMRQVANLPDLAHAKSVVIYKPSAGKPWSRNLWSPKIYHFSESEVGAENAGWYLYLSANDGSGRPSQGQRMFVLRSLSGTPLGPYGEATGARKPHTATRVTAAAKDSAFNKTWCGGAKILKHNGNLYAIWVSEVGDAQSKNTGDRYQIICIDRLLNPWTIAGNPSIICRPTLAWEKRGAGPGKAGMYPEVVEGGTPVYGDDGALYLFYAGSGYWTPHYAIGLMKLTGDDPMNPAHWRKADKPIFKASDEVVGTGNACYVPSPTGESKWAIYHAYVGKKTRGVPRQLFAEPYLANEKGVAIGIGRPFPLGTQLKIEANPMPLRKKISAFTTVPISAR, encoded by the coding sequence ATGAAACTCCCCGCGCGCCTGATTCTGTTTTTCAGCATTCAGCTTTCAGTTTTCGCGGCGACGCAAACGGAGCGTGTCGCCTTTGTCGGCGGTCCGGACGCGACCGCCGGCGCCGCCGAGTTTTCAGCGGCCTTCGATCAACTCCTCGACGGCGGCACAATCGTCGTGCGCGGCCCGACGCGGCTCGGCGAAAAATTCCTCGCACCCGCGCACGATGCGCGCATCACCATCACCAGTGTTCACGACGGAAGGGATTACCGGAAGGAAAACGGCGCCAGGCTGATCATCGGCGGCAGTTATTCCATCAACGGCCCGGCGACATTTGCCGGCCTCGTCTTCGCGCCGGATGCCAGGACAAGCCGCATCTATTGCAACGCCCGCAAGGTTGTGTTCGACGGCGATGTTTCCTGCGAGCCGTCGGAAGGATGCGGCTTTCCAAGTATCGTCGGCGCGGGCGGCCCCGACGGATCCGATCTCACCATCGACAGCGGCCGATGGGACATCGTGGCCGGCGGCACATTCCAGGATGCCGGGTCCACAACCGGCACGCTCCGTGTGACGATCAACGGCGGACAATTTCACGGCGCGGTGTGCGCCGCAGGCTCGGGCCGGCACACCGGCGACGCGGAGATGACGATTAATGGCGGCACGTTTTACGGCGGCGTCGCCGTGCTCGGCGCTTTTGCTAAAGCGTCGATTCGAGGCGACGCCCGCGTCACAATTAACAACGGTGTTTTTCACGCCAGCATCGCGGCCGCGCGCCACAACGGCGCGGAGTTTGCCGGCAATTACGCGCTCACAATCAACGGCGGCGATTTCACCAGCGCCACCGCCGTCACCGGCGCGAGCGAACTGCGCGGCGGCAAAACCTCCACGCTTGCGGCATCGCCGGGCCTGCTCGACAAACGCAACGCCGGCGCGCTCACCTTCACCAATCCGCTTATCGACGGAGCCGATCCGTGGGTGTTTTTTCACGACGGTTTTTATTACAGCACCGCCACCGGCGGCTCGCAGCTCAACATGAGGCAAGTCGCCAACCTCCCCGACCTGGCGCACGCCAAGTCGGTTGTCATCTACAAACCCTCCGCCGGCAAACCGTGGTCTCGCAACCTCTGGTCCCCAAAAATCTATCACTTTTCCGAAAGCGAAGTCGGCGCGGAAAACGCCGGCTGGTATCTTTACCTCTCCGCCAACGACGGTAGCGGACGCCCCTCGCAAGGCCAGCGCATGTTTGTGCTCCGCTCGCTCTCCGGCACCCCGCTCGGCCCTTACGGCGAGGCGACCGGCGCCCGCAAACCGCACACCGCCACGCGGGTGACAGCCGCCGCAAAAGACAGCGCCTTCAACAAAACCTGGTGCGGCGGCGCGAAAATCCTCAAGCACAACGGCAACCTCTACGCCATCTGGGTGAGCGAAGTCGGGGACGCCCAATCCAAAAACACCGGCGACCGCTACCAAATCATCTGCATCGACCGCCTGCTCAATCCCTGGACCATCGCGGGAAACCCCTCCATCATCTGCCGACCGACGCTCGCGTGGGAAAAACGCGGCGCCGGCCCGGGGAAGGCGGGCATGTATCCCGAAGTGGTCGAGGGCGGCACGCCGGTTTATGGCGACGACGGCGCGCTCTATCTCTTTTACGCGGGCAGCGGTTATTGGACGCCGCATTACGCGATCGGGCTGATGAAATTGACCGGCGACGATCCGATGAATCCCGCCCACTGGCGAAAGGCGGACAAGCCCATTTTCAAGGCCTCGGATGAAGTCGTCGGCACGGGCAACGCCTGTTATGTGCCCTCGCCAACCGGCGAGTCGAAATGGGCGATTTATCACGCCTATGTTGGCAAAAAGACACGCGGAGTCCCGCGCCAGTTATTTGCCGAGCCCTATCTCGCCAACGAAAAAGGCGTGGCCATCGGCATCGGCCGCCCGTTCCCGCTCGGCACCCAATTAAAAATAGAGGCCAACCCCATGCCCCTGCGCAAAAAAATAAGCGCGTTCACGACCGTGCCGATCTCCGCGCGCTAG